The Atribacteraceae bacterium genome has a window encoding:
- a CDS encoding M20/M25/M40 family metallo-hydrolase: MKWTHVEIDKLVEEYRDEIIQTTRDLVCIPSENIVPSGNEKGCQEYLLKRLDGRKADIDLFTPDEVPDLDRHEGYFPGRDYQNRPNLVVRRRGAGGGKSLVFSSHVDVVSTSQDLWPEGDHPYSGKLTDGRIYGRGAFDMKGGLISTLFALKIISDQKLRLRGDLIFESVVDEENAGSNGTLACRVRGYNADAAIIPEPSMLTVCPAAKGGRYYRVALRGAGGMGFGEETLVNPVYGLATLIKGVEAYERWINTLPSMLSLYTGDENPRDVILDKVQAGDPNPGANVAVPAEAWFSIYITSLYSEAELLDRELTDFLNRQVQNDGFFAEQKPLVTPLSRYLYPYQSDVNHPLVSMLAKSARRFTGIENRVSGAHFACDGFIFHKYFNTPVYILGPRGGNAHACDEFVLADDVVNLTKVFMAVALEWCGWNE, translated from the coding sequence ATGAAATGGACACATGTCGAGATCGACAAGCTGGTCGAAGAGTACCGGGATGAGATCATCCAGACAACCCGGGATCTCGTTTGTATTCCTTCGGAAAATATCGTGCCTTCGGGTAACGAGAAAGGATGCCAGGAATATCTTCTCAAGCGGCTTGATGGAAGAAAGGCGGACATTGACCTGTTTACTCCGGATGAGGTTCCGGACCTGGATCGACACGAAGGATATTTCCCGGGACGGGACTACCAGAACCGGCCGAACCTGGTGGTGCGGAGACGGGGCGCCGGTGGAGGGAAATCACTGGTCTTTTCCAGTCATGTCGATGTTGTCTCAACCAGCCAAGATCTCTGGCCTGAGGGCGATCACCCCTATTCTGGAAAATTGACCGACGGCAGGATATACGGCAGAGGGGCGTTTGATATGAAGGGGGGGTTGATATCAACCCTATTTGCGTTGAAGATAATCAGTGATCAGAAACTTCGCTTGCGGGGTGATTTGATCTTCGAGAGTGTCGTCGATGAAGAGAATGCGGGGTCCAACGGGACCCTGGCTTGCCGGGTGCGGGGTTACAATGCTGATGCGGCCATCATCCCTGAGCCCAGCATGTTAACGGTCTGCCCGGCGGCGAAAGGAGGCCGTTATTACCGGGTCGCCCTGCGAGGTGCGGGTGGAATGGGCTTTGGAGAAGAAACGCTTGTTAACCCGGTCTACGGTCTGGCGACCCTGATCAAGGGGGTGGAAGCCTATGAGCGCTGGATTAACACCCTGCCTTCAATGCTTTCGTTATACACCGGAGACGAAAACCCCCGGGACGTGATTTTGGATAAAGTCCAGGCCGGGGACCCGAATCCCGGAGCGAATGTCGCCGTTCCAGCTGAGGCTTGGTTTTCGATCTATATTACCTCGCTTTATTCCGAAGCCGAATTGCTCGATCGGGAACTGACCGACTTTCTCAACCGGCAGGTACAAAATGATGGGTTTTTCGCCGAGCAGAAACCGCTGGTCACTCCCCTTTCCCGCTATCTCTATCCTTATCAGTCTGACGTAAATCATCCCCTCGTCTCTATGCTGGCTAAGAGCGCCCGCCGGTTTACCGGAATTGAGAATCGGGTTTCCGGTGCCCATTTTGCCTGCGACGGTTTTATTTTCCATAAATATTTCAATACACCGGTCTACATTCTCGGTCCCCGCGGCGGGAATGCTCACGCCTGCGATGAATTCGTCCTGGCCGATGACGTGGTCAACCTCACCAAGGTTTTTATGGCGGTGGCCCTGGAGTGGTGCGGATGGAACGAGTGA
- the msrA gene encoding peptide-methionine (S)-S-oxide reductase MsrA, protein MSDHKPGRKPDGYRKLLKPIFLAIAVSAVLFLAGSGYFPCPLFIGEDQEALASPRTCPALIPAKNLEEAASMVNNEIDTNNPINPSAHPEGMETATFALGCFWSPDALFGSLPGVIRTRVGYAGGTTQNPTYRNIGDHSETIQIDYDSNLISYEQLLTVFWESHNPVAKPYSRQYSSIIFTHNQEQEQIARDTSQEISKKLGQSVLTEIVSFRNFTRAEDYHQKYMLRQRPAFSTVLSALFPETDKYVDSTLAARLNAFVARHINLKELAENLAIMELADETRRSLLEIASRLERR, encoded by the coding sequence ATGTCCGACCATAAACCTGGAAGAAAGCCTGACGGCTATAGAAAACTATTGAAACCAATCTTTCTGGCTATCGCTGTTTCGGCTGTACTTTTTCTCGCAGGAAGCGGTTATTTTCCCTGTCCTTTGTTTATTGGAGAAGATCAAGAAGCCCTGGCCTCGCCAAGAACCTGCCCTGCTTTAATTCCTGCGAAAAATCTCGAGGAGGCTGCCAGTATGGTTAATAATGAAATAGATACCAATAACCCGATAAATCCATCCGCGCATCCGGAAGGGATGGAAACAGCAACCTTTGCCCTGGGTTGTTTTTGGAGCCCGGATGCCTTGTTTGGGAGCTTGCCCGGAGTGATTCGAACCCGGGTCGGCTATGCCGGAGGAACCACGCAAAATCCAACTTACCGGAATATCGGAGATCACAGCGAAACCATCCAGATAGACTATGACTCGAACCTTATCAGTTATGAACAGTTGCTTACCGTATTCTGGGAAAGCCATAACCCAGTAGCCAAGCCGTATTCACGCCAATACAGCTCCATCATTTTCACCCATAACCAGGAACAAGAACAAATAGCCAGGGATACCAGCCAAGAAATTTCAAAAAAGCTCGGCCAGTCGGTACTGACCGAGATTGTTTCCTTCCGTAATTTTACCCGGGCCGAAGACTATCATCAAAAGTACATGCTGAGGCAGAGACCAGCCTTTTCTACAGTGCTATCCGCGCTTTTCCCGGAAACGGATAAATACGTCGACTCTACGCTTGCGGCCCGCTTGAACGCCTTTGTGGCCAGGCATATTAACCTGAAAGAGCTCGCGGAAAACCTCGCCATCATGGAGCTGGCTGACGAAACCCGGCGGTCTCTCCTGGAAATTGCTTCCCGACTCGAAAGAAGGTAG